Proteins found in one Deinococcus fonticola genomic segment:
- a CDS encoding SDR family oxidoreductase, producing MPNQKSAFVTGASKGIGYAVAQALAGAGYAVTVTSRNEQEITQAANSLGASARGVVCDVKDHRAVQDAVDAHVKAFGGLDVLFVNAGVGHFASVADLTVEQWRDVIDTNLSGAFYTVKAAIPALKEKGGYIFTLSSLAGKNPFAGGAAYNASKFGLNGLSEVLMLDLRQHDIKVTQIMPGSVATHFAGHTPGEADAWKIQSEDIAQLTLDLLNMPARTLPSRVEVRPSRPDRKK from the coding sequence ATGCCGAATCAGAAAAGTGCGTTTGTGACGGGGGCAAGCAAGGGGATCGGGTACGCTGTCGCGCAGGCCCTGGCGGGGGCGGGGTACGCGGTGACCGTCACCAGCCGTAACGAGCAGGAGATCACGCAGGCCGCGAATTCCCTGGGTGCTTCTGCGCGGGGCGTGGTGTGCGACGTGAAGGATCACCGGGCCGTGCAGGACGCCGTGGACGCTCATGTGAAGGCTTTCGGGGGGTTGGACGTGCTGTTCGTGAATGCGGGCGTGGGGCACTTCGCCAGCGTGGCTGATCTGACGGTCGAGCAGTGGCGGGACGTGATCGACACCAACCTGTCCGGCGCGTTCTACACCGTCAAGGCGGCCATTCCGGCCCTGAAGGAGAAGGGCGGGTACATCTTCACGCTCTCCAGCCTGGCGGGGAAAAACCCCTTCGCGGGCGGCGCGGCGTACAACGCCAGCAAGTTCGGCCTGAACGGCCTCTCGGAGGTGCTGATGCTCGACCTGCGCCAGCACGACATCAAGGTCACGCAGATCATGCCGGGCAGTGTCGCCACGCACTTTGCCGGCCACACGCCGGGCGAGGCCGACGCCTGGAAAATCCAGTCCGAGGACATCGCCCAGTTGACGCTCGACCTGCTGAACATGCCCGCCCGCACGTTGCCTAGCCGCGTGGAGGTGCGCCCCAGCCGCCCGGATCGGAAAAAGTAA
- a CDS encoding shikimate dehydrogenase family protein codes for MSSPALVPHRAFLFADPAAHSLSPVMHRAAFGWAGLRGEYVAERIPAPELPARLATLRRDPAALGANLSLPHKESALPLLDSLSDAARQIGAVNTVVRRGSELHGENTDAPGLLAALLDAGFASPGGPVVVLGAGGAARAAVYTALISLERDVYVVNRSRARAEELAAAWFVPQADFQVQDFQVRAATLAEVPWSQISLIINCTSAGLDDPQGTPLPDFDFRCSPQAGVYDMVYRPAETRLLREARAAGLSAHNGLGMLAHQARLAFQAWTRVDVPAQVFLRALGGAQP; via the coding sequence GTGAGTTCGCCCGCCCTTGTCCCTCACCGTGCCTTTCTGTTTGCCGATCCTGCCGCGCATTCCCTCTCTCCGGTCATGCACCGGGCCGCTTTTGGGTGGGCCGGACTGCGCGGCGAGTACGTCGCCGAGCGCATTCCCGCGCCGGAGCTGCCCGCGCGGCTGGCCACCCTGCGGCGCGACCCGGCCGCCCTGGGGGCCAACCTGAGCCTGCCTCACAAGGAGAGCGCCTTGCCGCTGCTGGATTCGCTGAGTGACGCGGCACGTCAGATCGGCGCGGTGAACACCGTGGTGCGCCGGGGCAGCGAACTGCACGGCGAGAACACCGACGCGCCCGGACTGCTGGCGGCCCTGCTCGACGCCGGATTTGCCTCTCCGGGTGGCCCGGTGGTCGTGCTGGGCGCGGGCGGCGCGGCCCGCGCGGCGGTCTACACCGCCCTGATCAGCCTGGAGCGGGACGTCTACGTGGTGAACCGCAGCCGGGCCAGGGCCGAGGAGCTGGCCGCCGCCTGGTTCGTCCCGCAGGCCGATTTCCAGGTGCAGGACTTCCAGGTGCGGGCCGCTACCCTGGCCGAGGTGCCCTGGTCGCAGATCAGCCTGATCATCAACTGCACCAGCGCCGGCCTCGACGACCCGCAGGGAACGCCGCTGCCCGACTTCGACTTTCGCTGCTCCCCGCAGGCCGGTGTGTACGACATGGTGTATCGCCCCGCCGAAACGCGGCTGCTGCGTGAAGCGCGCGCGGCGGGCCTCAGTGCCCACAACGGGCTGGGCATGCTGGCGCACCAGGCGCGGCTGGCCTTTCAGGCCTGGACGCGTGTGGACGTTCCCGCTCAGGTGTTCTTGCGGGCTCTGGGCGGAGCGCAGCCGTGA
- a CDS encoding N-acetylmuramoyl-L-alanine amidase family protein — MRRWPRLLLTGALVLAGLAGAQFTFTKLNLAGQQVQSVDLYGAEYASQVTLGDLLDVKRDGSLVRVTGLGHVLLLPLDEDQVRATTDFNTVQLDAQRVQARTATWVNGNIYLPLDTLARGLGAAYQKGKFTLPTRTLQNVSSRAGKDTDRLVLDLSRDVMVRDELKGTVLRIMLKGTTGQTQRYTTRGAFIPYADVKQEGENTVVSFTLPQNSGYRVYPVVRQGGTRIVVDVGPGIPNDTPVLMERLAKPLIVLDPARVEGLGKDVTLEVARRSAELLTKAGWQVKLTREQGSALPLNEKLRLARASDVYLALDLGRFPKTTRGGVTVYENTGRSPAKFVNALRNGTENPPLGSLAVGDMGGTRRLSELLRGELKGSGVTARQDSVARMLTLSETAQAALLLEVGWAGNAQDRANLGTEARMQALSVSVARSVATYLTARANNASQVASAGAGVTP, encoded by the coding sequence ATGAGGCGCTGGCCCAGGCTGCTGCTCACGGGGGCGCTGGTGCTGGCCGGGCTGGCCGGGGCACAGTTCACCTTTACCAAACTGAACCTGGCCGGGCAGCAGGTGCAGAGCGTCGACCTGTACGGCGCGGAGTACGCCAGTCAGGTGACCCTGGGTGACCTGCTGGACGTGAAGCGCGACGGCAGCCTGGTGCGCGTCACTGGCCTGGGCCACGTGCTGCTGCTGCCGCTGGACGAGGATCAGGTGCGCGCCACCACCGACTTCAACACCGTGCAGCTCGACGCGCAGCGCGTGCAGGCCCGCACCGCCACCTGGGTGAACGGCAACATCTACCTGCCGCTCGACACCCTGGCGCGCGGCCTGGGTGCAGCCTACCAGAAGGGAAAATTCACGCTGCCCACGCGAACCCTGCAGAACGTCAGCAGCCGCGCCGGCAAGGACACGGACCGGCTGGTGCTCGACCTCAGCCGCGACGTGATGGTGCGCGACGAACTGAAAGGCACGGTGCTGCGCATCATGCTGAAGGGGACGACGGGCCAGACGCAGCGCTACACCACGCGCGGCGCGTTCATCCCCTACGCCGACGTGAAACAGGAAGGGGAGAACACGGTCGTGAGCTTCACCCTGCCGCAGAACAGCGGCTACCGCGTGTACCCGGTGGTGCGCCAGGGCGGCACGCGCATCGTCGTGGATGTGGGCCCCGGCATCCCCAACGACACGCCGGTGCTGATGGAGCGCCTGGCCAAGCCGCTGATCGTCCTTGACCCGGCGAGGGTGGAGGGCCTCGGCAAGGACGTGACGCTGGAGGTGGCCCGCCGCTCGGCGGAACTGCTTACCAAAGCCGGCTGGCAGGTGAAACTCACGCGTGAACAGGGCAGCGCCCTGCCCCTGAACGAGAAACTGCGGCTGGCCCGCGCCAGTGACGTGTACCTGGCGCTTGACCTGGGCCGTTTCCCGAAAACCACGCGCGGCGGCGTGACCGTGTACGAGAACACGGGCCGCAGCCCCGCCAAGTTCGTGAATGCCCTGCGCAACGGCACCGAGAACCCGCCGCTGGGGTCGCTGGCGGTGGGCGACATGGGCGGCACGCGCCGCCTGTCCGAACTGCTGCGCGGCGAACTGAAGGGCAGCGGCGTGACCGCCCGGCAGGACAGTGTGGCCCGCATGTTGACCCTGAGTGAAACGGCGCAGGCGGCGCTGCTGCTGGAAGTGGGCTGGGCCGGCAACGCGCAAGACCGCGCCAACCTGGGCACCGAGGCCCGCATGCAGGCCCTGTCGGTCTCGGTGGCCCGCAGCGTCGCCACTTACCTGACCGCGCGCGCCAACAACGCCAGTCAGGTGGCATCTGCCGGGGCGGGGGTCACGCCATGA
- a CDS encoding phospholipase D-like domain-containing protein, whose product MNWRPFLLSVLASTALTFTSGAAEAARLALGFGPLLPPQVLGVPACPPPGNPLERAVWQQTQRQPDLSCGNAFVAYQRTPRTPEVPDAFMQIAAQVREARREVLLTSMEWHSGPGNPGYIFAQGVRDLYAKVAATPQNYPQGMTVRVILGGFPDLKREDGGTYALELVRDLRQLQVPLADARLGWQVTVMNYSVIPHSHVKLHVIDGQDVGVAGFNFTNWHLPSSEPGGRDLHDLGIRIRGPLAQQGVAIFDDLWRFSRQVRCPANVAASEVSRVCFLRPPDPVSHPDAAQQALTAGPVTGSVAGGARAFLLYRRAGGVDEADRAQLALIDAARQEIDLMQADFSPALNCWAAYLGPDNCGSETFPPYLAALLRAMERGVRVRVLTVNYGFGAGANRSGIALMRYEARRRGLDQLFEARYVNFNMHTKALSVDHGMVAVGSMNFHFSSWGPAGLNEAFVATSDAQAVREQEESFNAVWARQSQAVAPPGWLRFVRPLEHNPPALPKQEQERGPRRSNGQPGL is encoded by the coding sequence GTGAACTGGCGGCCTTTCCTCCTGAGTGTGCTGGCATCCACGGCCCTGACCTTCACGTCCGGGGCCGCTGAGGCCGCGCGACTGGCGCTGGGGTTCGGGCCGCTGCTGCCGCCGCAGGTTCTGGGTGTCCCGGCCTGCCCGCCGCCCGGGAACCCGCTGGAACGCGCAGTGTGGCAGCAGACGCAGCGCCAGCCCGACCTGTCGTGCGGCAACGCGTTCGTGGCGTACCAGCGCACCCCGCGCACGCCTGAAGTCCCGGACGCCTTCATGCAGATCGCGGCGCAGGTGCGGGAAGCGCGGCGCGAGGTGCTGCTGACCAGCATGGAGTGGCACAGCGGACCGGGCAACCCCGGATATATCTTCGCCCAGGGGGTGCGCGACCTGTACGCCAAGGTCGCGGCCACCCCGCAGAACTACCCGCAGGGCATGACCGTGCGCGTGATTCTGGGCGGCTTTCCGGATCTGAAGCGCGAGGACGGCGGCACTTACGCGCTGGAACTGGTGCGTGACCTGCGGCAGTTGCAGGTGCCGCTGGCCGATGCGCGGCTGGGCTGGCAGGTCACGGTCATGAATTACTCGGTGATTCCGCACAGCCACGTGAAACTGCACGTGATCGACGGTCAGGACGTGGGCGTGGCGGGGTTCAACTTCACCAACTGGCACCTGCCGAGCAGTGAACCGGGCGGGCGCGACCTGCACGACCTGGGAATCCGCATCCGTGGCCCGCTGGCGCAGCAGGGCGTGGCCATCTTCGACGACCTGTGGCGCTTCTCCAGGCAGGTGCGCTGCCCGGCGAACGTGGCAGCCAGCGAAGTGTCACGCGTGTGCTTCCTGAGGCCGCCCGATCCGGTCAGCCACCCGGACGCCGCGCAGCAGGCGCTCACGGCGGGGCCAGTGACGGGGTCAGTAGCAGGGGGGGCGCGGGCTTTCCTGCTGTACCGCCGGGCGGGCGGCGTGGACGAGGCCGACCGGGCACAGCTGGCCCTGATCGACGCGGCCAGGCAGGAAATAGACCTGATGCAGGCGGACTTCAGCCCCGCGCTGAACTGCTGGGCGGCCTACCTGGGGCCGGACAATTGCGGAAGCGAAACGTTCCCGCCCTACCTGGCGGCGCTGCTGCGGGCCATGGAACGCGGCGTGCGGGTGCGCGTCCTGACCGTCAATTACGGTTTCGGGGCGGGGGCTAACCGCAGCGGCATCGCCCTGATGCGCTACGAGGCCAGAAGGCGCGGTCTGGATCAGCTGTTCGAGGCCCGCTACGTCAACTTCAACATGCACACCAAGGCCCTGAGCGTGGATCACGGCATGGTGGCGGTGGGCAGCATGAATTTCCACTTCAGCTCGTGGGGGCCGGCCGGACTGAACGAGGCCTTCGTGGCGACCTCGGACGCGCAGGCTGTCCGCGAGCAGGAAGAGAGTTTCAATGCCGTGTGGGCGCGGCAGAGTCAGGCCGTGGCGCCGCCCGGCTGGCTCCGGTTCGTGCGTCCGCTGGAGCACAACCCGCCGGCCCTGCCCAAGCAGGAACAGGAACGTGGGCCGCGCCGCAGCAACGGGCAGCCGGGCCTTTAG
- a CDS encoding CHASE domain-containing protein → MKPAILPQRLPPLLRSWGRLIPLLVMALVLLLSVLLAAVVGQFTHEQQRVRFEREATAYTTALQGRVSDFDKLLQASRAFWMANPTDVTPQNFARFTQELKLTERYPDVLALGYNAWLPAGQESTLETLVSSLGLRGYNVFPETTSQRMRAPIVLIAPLDAANRAAQGYDMYVEPSRRAAFDEARRRGAYQVSKPVELVQKDALGRPYQGFLVVLPVWREDVGDAAATGQLTGYLYLAVRADLFLDRLTSAFRVQGISSSVRLGGVPLVSRADGHAEFRQTDRLELAGQGWVVQYAAPGSFGRDIFGLVPYLILLAGMFLAALAYRLMQSQVYARERAELVNQNLSELQVKQERARAEFEAIFQSMQDAAAFTDRDGHILMVNRAMNRQFRYPRGELEGQALSSLHADRRLDSTLTFQSLTTPYRRRDQSLFQGEAQRSEVRDQKGEVFGLLEVVRDVSERVQSEQALQAEERRSRAVLDAIPHILWVSDPGGQVTYTNAAHRRRLGTATVRERVHPHDLAAYDQMWQDAYTLRTRSQAELRLQVGPAGLSAPATVRERWFEVRVAPLLDDAGQAQEWVASATDIHDRLVAERLSQRNEARYRGVLEGMPQIVWLADPEGELTYFNRRWEEYVGEERGTFLPTVHPDDRADYQQRWLQAVRRVQPFEAEHRLLGADGLYRTFVTRGLPVRDAQGQVIEWVGTSTDVDDSVYAEMSARLLADISTALTARVNDPLAKRAAKYQAVLELVTQRMAVAGAIWTAPHARLLASVQQDPNWSLPHIQTALHAAVQQVMRTEETQDIQAHPLLHVVAASGAVATPLIGLDGTLLGVLGLAYRHELHDRDHELVMEVAKRLAESLDNDDLRAQALEAEAELLKLNQSLEERVQRRTMALEEANRELEAFSYSVSHDLRTPLRHVVGFGDLLRKESADTLGSKGTRYLNVITEAAARMNTLIDSLLEFSRMGRAQMKAAPVDLRAVIQNAWEHLEPDRQGRQISFELCEMPTIDGDANLLDLVFQNLLSNAIKYTRTRPAAHVRVTSEVHDGRVTVRVRDDGVGFDPKYADKLFGVFQRLHRSDEFDGTGIGLANVRRIVTRHGGSVDAQSVLGEGSVFSVTLPLHSPEPLE, encoded by the coding sequence GTGAAGCCGGCCATCTTGCCGCAGCGCCTGCCGCCCCTGCTGCGCAGCTGGGGCCGCCTGATTCCGCTGCTGGTGATGGCGCTGGTGCTGCTGCTGTCGGTGCTGCTGGCCGCCGTGGTGGGGCAATTCACGCATGAGCAGCAGCGCGTGCGCTTCGAGCGCGAGGCGACCGCCTACACCACCGCCCTGCAGGGCCGCGTGTCCGACTTCGACAAGCTGCTGCAAGCCAGCCGCGCCTTCTGGATGGCCAACCCCACCGACGTTACGCCGCAGAATTTTGCGCGCTTCACGCAGGAACTCAAGCTCACCGAGCGTTACCCGGACGTGCTGGCGCTGGGCTACAACGCCTGGTTGCCCGCCGGGCAGGAAAGCACGCTCGAAACCCTGGTCAGCTCGCTGGGGCTGCGCGGGTACAACGTCTTCCCGGAGACTACCAGCCAGAGGATGCGCGCCCCTATCGTCCTGATCGCTCCGCTGGACGCCGCGAACCGGGCGGCGCAGGGGTACGACATGTACGTGGAGCCCAGCCGCCGCGCCGCCTTCGATGAAGCCAGGCGGCGCGGGGCGTATCAGGTGTCCAAACCGGTGGAGCTGGTGCAGAAAGACGCCCTGGGCCGCCCGTACCAGGGCTTCCTGGTGGTGCTGCCGGTGTGGCGCGAGGACGTGGGCGACGCAGCTGCCACCGGGCAGCTCACCGGCTACCTGTACCTGGCGGTGCGGGCCGACCTGTTCCTCGATCGCCTGACGTCCGCCTTCCGGGTGCAGGGCATCTCATCCAGCGTGCGACTGGGCGGCGTGCCGCTGGTCAGCCGCGCCGACGGCCACGCCGAATTCAGGCAGACCGATCGGCTGGAGCTGGCGGGTCAGGGCTGGGTGGTGCAGTACGCGGCGCCGGGCAGCTTCGGGCGCGACATTTTCGGACTGGTGCCTTACCTGATTCTGCTGGCTGGCATGTTCCTCGCGGCGCTGGCCTACCGCCTGATGCAGTCGCAGGTGTACGCCCGCGAACGCGCCGAGCTGGTCAACCAGAACCTCAGCGAACTTCAGGTCAAGCAGGAACGGGCGCGCGCCGAATTCGAGGCGATCTTCCAGTCCATGCAGGACGCCGCCGCCTTCACCGATCGTGACGGTCACATCCTGATGGTCAACCGCGCCATGAACCGGCAATTCCGTTACCCGCGCGGTGAACTGGAGGGCCAGGCCCTTTCCAGCCTGCACGCCGACCGCCGCCTGGACAGCACCCTGACCTTCCAGTCGCTGACCACTCCCTATCGCCGGCGCGACCAATCGCTGTTTCAGGGCGAAGCGCAGCGTTCCGAGGTGCGCGACCAGAAAGGCGAGGTGTTCGGGCTGCTGGAAGTGGTGCGCGACGTGAGCGAGCGCGTGCAGTCCGAGCAGGCCCTGCAGGCCGAGGAACGCCGCTCGCGGGCGGTGCTGGACGCCATTCCGCACATCCTGTGGGTCAGTGACCCCGGCGGGCAGGTCACCTACACCAACGCCGCGCACCGCCGGCGCCTGGGAACTGCCACCGTGCGCGAGCGCGTGCACCCGCACGACCTGGCCGCCTACGATCAGATGTGGCAGGACGCCTACACCCTGCGCACCCGCTCTCAGGCCGAGTTGCGCCTGCAGGTCGGGCCGGCTGGCCTGAGCGCCCCGGCCACCGTCCGTGAACGCTGGTTCGAGGTGCGGGTCGCGCCGCTGCTGGACGACGCCGGCCAGGCCCAGGAGTGGGTCGCCAGCGCCACCGACATTCACGACCGCCTGGTCGCCGAGCGGCTCTCGCAGCGTAACGAGGCGCGTTACCGGGGCGTGCTGGAAGGCATGCCGCAGATCGTGTGGCTGGCCGACCCGGAAGGCGAGCTCACCTACTTCAACCGCCGCTGGGAAGAGTACGTGGGCGAGGAACGCGGCACCTTCTTGCCCACGGTGCACCCCGACGACCGCGCTGACTACCAGCAGCGCTGGTTGCAGGCGGTGCGGCGCGTGCAGCCCTTCGAGGCCGAGCACCGCCTGCTGGGCGCGGACGGCCTGTACCGCACCTTCGTGACGCGCGGCCTGCCGGTGCGCGACGCGCAGGGCCAGGTGATCGAGTGGGTGGGCACCAGCACCGATGTCGACGACAGCGTGTACGCCGAGATGAGCGCTCGCCTGCTGGCCGACATCTCCACCGCCCTCACCGCCCGCGTCAACGACCCGCTGGCCAAACGTGCCGCGAAATACCAGGCGGTGCTGGAACTCGTGACGCAGCGTATGGCGGTGGCGGGAGCCATCTGGACGGCCCCACACGCCAGGCTGCTGGCCTCGGTGCAGCAGGATCCCAACTGGAGCCTGCCGCACATTCAGACGGCCCTGCACGCCGCTGTGCAGCAGGTCATGCGCACCGAGGAGACGCAGGATATCCAGGCCCACCCCCTCCTGCACGTGGTGGCGGCCTCCGGCGCGGTGGCCACGCCCCTGATTGGCCTGGACGGCACCCTGCTGGGCGTGCTGGGCCTGGCCTACCGCCATGAACTGCACGACCGCGACCACGAACTGGTCATGGAGGTCGCCAAGCGCCTGGCCGAGTCGCTGGACAACGACGACCTGCGCGCCCAGGCGCTGGAGGCCGAAGCGGAACTGCTGAAACTGAACCAGTCCCTCGAAGAGCGCGTGCAGCGGCGCACCATGGCCCTCGAGGAAGCCAACAGGGAACTGGAGGCCTTCAGTTACTCGGTCAGCCACGACCTGCGCACGCCGCTGCGGCACGTGGTGGGCTTCGGGGACCTGCTGCGCAAGGAAAGCGCCGACACTCTGGGATCCAAGGGCACCCGTTACCTGAACGTCATCACCGAGGCCGCCGCGCGCATGAATACCCTGATCGACAGCCTGCTGGAGTTCTCGCGCATGGGCCGCGCCCAGATGAAAGCCGCGCCGGTCGACCTCCGGGCGGTGATTCAGAACGCCTGGGAACACCTGGAACCCGACCGCCAGGGCCGCCAGATCAGCTTCGAGCTCTGCGAGATGCCCACCATCGACGGGGACGCCAACCTGCTTGATCTGGTGTTCCAGAACCTGCTCTCCAACGCCATCAAGTACACCCGCACCCGCCCCGCCGCGCACGTCCGCGTCACCTCAGAAGTCCATGACGGCCGCGTCACCGTGCGCGTACGGGACGACGGGGTGGGCTTTGACCCCAAATATGCCGATAAACTGTTCGGCGTGTTCCAGCGCCTGCACCGTTCCGATGAATTCGACGGCACCGGCATCGGCCTGGCCAACGTGCGCCGCATCGTCACGCGCCACGGCGGCAGCGTGGACGCGCAATCTGTGCTGGGTGAAGGCTCGGTGTTCTCCGTGACCCTTCCCCTGCACAGCCCGGAGCCCCTTGAATGA
- the smpB gene encoding SsrA-binding protein SmpB, whose protein sequence is MPRVYTNRRAHHEYELLERFEAGIELTGSEVKSVRTGGVDFRDAFARLNGQNVDLEGLYIPVYKEATYNNHEPRRTRRLLLHREEIGKLKRGLEQKGLTLVPTRLYQKGRYFKVEIALARGKKLHDKRRAEAEKTVRRELREL, encoded by the coding sequence ATGCCCCGCGTGTATACGAACCGCCGTGCGCATCACGAGTACGAATTGCTGGAGCGCTTCGAGGCGGGAATCGAGTTGACGGGCAGTGAAGTCAAGAGCGTGCGCACGGGCGGCGTGGACTTCCGCGACGCTTTTGCCCGTCTGAACGGCCAGAACGTCGATCTGGAAGGGCTATACATTCCGGTGTACAAGGAAGCGACGTACAACAACCACGAGCCGCGCCGAACCCGCCGCCTGCTGCTGCACCGCGAGGAAATCGGAAAGCTGAAGCGGGGCCTGGAGCAAAAGGGCCTGACATTGGTGCCCACCCGGCTGTATCAGAAGGGCCGTTATTTCAAGGTAGAAATTGCCCTGGCACGCGGCAAGAAGCTGCACGACAAGCGCCGCGCCGAGGCCGAGAAGACCGTGCGCCGGGAGCTGCGCGAATTATGA
- a CDS encoding ATP-binding protein, which translates to MTDSAPIPIPPTAPQPNVPQSGVLPSLPAEGEAITLLHLEDSELDHELVLMNLSDLPWPVDIIRVEDEAGFLAALDVPPHLILSDFSLPGYDGLSAFKAAHARYPNLPFIIVTGAMGEEVAVDTLRQGVTDYILKQRLERLAPSVRRALVEADARDSRERAEREVRELNARLQARLLEVERLKGVAERQSQRLEVQAKQLEEALNLQKTFLAETSHELRTPLTALLGYLRRADREAGGSQVIADAQRVTENMTRLVNDLLQLSRGELVQSVEMHFMNIGNLLRQVGRDFGVRVEARDVEIVGDPGRLTQVFVNLVSNAIRVCGTPEKVFIDMHLRPGEVEINVIDTGPGVPDHIKPKIFDKFYRGKEAGSTGLGLTIAQQVVTTHSGRIDVLDTPGGGATFQVRLPLLEDEDEMDDGFA; encoded by the coding sequence ATGACAGATTCCGCCCCTATCCCGATTCCCCCCACCGCGCCGCAGCCCAACGTGCCACAGTCCGGCGTGCTGCCCAGCCTGCCCGCCGAAGGCGAGGCCATCACCCTCCTGCACCTTGAAGACAGCGAGCTGGATCACGAACTGGTGCTGATGAACCTCAGCGACCTGCCCTGGCCGGTGGACATTATCCGCGTGGAGGACGAGGCGGGCTTCCTGGCTGCGCTGGACGTTCCGCCACACCTGATCCTAAGCGACTTCTCGCTGCCGGGCTACGACGGCCTGAGTGCTTTCAAGGCCGCGCATGCCCGCTACCCCAACCTGCCCTTCATCATCGTGACGGGGGCCATGGGCGAGGAGGTCGCGGTGGACACCCTGCGTCAGGGCGTCACCGACTACATCCTCAAGCAGCGTCTGGAACGCCTGGCGCCCAGCGTGCGCCGCGCCCTGGTCGAAGCCGACGCCCGCGACTCGCGCGAACGTGCCGAACGCGAGGTGCGCGAGCTCAACGCCCGATTGCAAGCCCGCCTGCTGGAAGTCGAGCGCCTCAAGGGCGTCGCAGAACGCCAGAGCCAGCGCCTGGAAGTGCAGGCCAAGCAACTCGAAGAGGCCCTGAACCTCCAGAAAACCTTCCTGGCCGAAACCAGCCACGAGCTGCGCACGCCCCTGACCGCCCTGCTGGGCTACCTGCGCCGCGCCGACCGCGAAGCCGGCGGCTCGCAGGTGATCGCCGACGCCCAGCGCGTTACCGAGAACATGACCCGCCTGGTCAACGACCTGCTGCAACTCTCGCGCGGCGAACTGGTGCAGAGCGTCGAGATGCACTTCATGAACATCGGCAACCTGCTGCGTCAGGTCGGGCGGGATTTCGGCGTGCGGGTCGAGGCGCGGGATGTGGAGATCGTCGGTGATCCGGGCCGGCTCACGCAGGTGTTCGTGAATCTGGTCTCCAACGCCATTCGCGTGTGCGGCACGCCCGAAAAGGTCTTCATCGACATGCACCTGCGTCCCGGCGAGGTCGAAATCAACGTCATCGACACCGGTCCGGGCGTGCCGGATCACATCAAGCCCAAGATTTTCGACAAGTTCTACCGGGGCAAGGAAGCCGGCTCCACCGGGCTGGGCCTGACCATCGCCCAGCAGGTCGTGACCACGCACAGTGGCCGCATCGACGTGCTCGACACACCCGGCGGCGGAGCGACCTTCCAGGTGCGCCTCCCCCTGCTGGAAGACGAGGACGAGATGGACGACGGCTTCGCCTGA
- the ispH gene encoding 4-hydroxy-3-methylbut-2-enyl diphosphate reductase: protein MVEKLYLAKPRGFCAGVVMAIQAVERAAAQEPRPVTVYHSIVHNHTVVERLERGGNVHFVEDLNAIEHLPEGGDTVVFSAHGISPAVRERARALGLATIDATCPLVTKVHTEAKKYAREGFTILLIGDSARHQEVIGTQGEAPDNTILVGVLGKSGAGLNDPHTVQVPDPEKLVVLTQTTLSVDDTRRTIDILKGRFPALVVPPSEDLCYATKNRQDAVKNIAPQVEVFLVLTSTHSSNGMRLLELAAETCGRAYRLETAADLKDIDLGGVRSIGITSAASTPDDLVQEVVGHFQALNPALQIIEEGEWENIEFREPKKILPTQDLPRTMQ, encoded by the coding sequence ATGGTCGAGAAACTTTACCTGGCGAAACCACGCGGATTCTGCGCGGGCGTCGTCATGGCCATTCAGGCGGTGGAGCGGGCCGCGGCGCAGGAACCCCGCCCGGTCACGGTGTACCACTCCATCGTTCATAACCACACCGTGGTCGAGCGGCTGGAGCGGGGCGGCAACGTTCACTTCGTGGAGGATCTGAACGCCATCGAGCATTTGCCGGAGGGTGGCGACACGGTGGTCTTCAGCGCGCACGGTATCAGCCCTGCCGTGCGCGAACGGGCCCGCGCCCTGGGCCTGGCCACCATCGACGCCACCTGTCCGCTGGTGACCAAAGTCCACACCGAGGCCAAGAAATACGCGCGCGAGGGCTTCACCATCCTGCTGATCGGCGACAGTGCGCGCCATCAGGAGGTGATCGGCACGCAGGGCGAGGCCCCCGACAACACCATTCTGGTCGGCGTGCTGGGCAAGTCCGGGGCGGGCCTGAACGACCCGCACACCGTGCAGGTGCCAGACCCCGAAAAACTGGTGGTGCTGACCCAGACGACCCTCAGCGTGGACGACACCCGGCGCACCATCGACATCCTGAAAGGGCGTTTCCCGGCGCTGGTGGTGCCGCCCAGCGAAGACCTGTGCTACGCCACCAAAAACCGCCAGGACGCCGTGAAAAACATTGCGCCGCAGGTGGAGGTTTTTCTGGTGCTGACCAGCACCCACTCCAGCAACGGCATGCGCCTGCTGGAACTCGCGGCGGAAACCTGCGGACGCGCCTACCGGCTGGAAACGGCCGCCGACCTGAAGGACATCGACCTCGGCGGCGTTCGCAGCATCGGGATTACCAGTGCGGCCAGCACACCTGACGATCTGGTGCAGGAAGTCGTGGGACACTTCCAGGCCCTGAACCCCGCCCTGCAGATCATTGAAGAGGGAGAGTGGGAGAACATCGAGTTCCGTGAACCGAAGAAAATCCTGCCTACCCAGGACTTGCCCCGCACCATGCAGTGA